From one Solanum stenotomum isolate F172 chromosome 12, ASM1918654v1, whole genome shotgun sequence genomic stretch:
- the LOC125846504 gene encoding paired amphipathic helix protein Sin3-like 2 isoform X1 translates to MKRLRDDGYDSPSFKRPFGSNRGESYSPSQVPGSGPGGGGGGSSAGGAGATASNPKLTTGDALSYLKEVKDMFQSQRDKYDMFLDVMKDFKAQRIDTVGVIERVKDLFKGHPRLILGFNTFLPKGYEITLNDEDEAPPKKVEFEEAISFVNKIKTRFQNDDHVYKSFLDILNMYRKEHKGIDEVYREVAVLFSDHPDLLDEFTRFLPDNSGTASAAQTSVGRPSFHRYDERSSAMPILRQSHMDKRFRRDRLIGPYAERDLSIERPDLDDEKTMIKLHKEQKRRAEKESRDRRTHDQDYKEPDNENNEDLSMQRHTDKKKSARKVEEFGGPHEDKDALKNMYSQEFSFCEKVKERLRSPTDYQAFLKCLHIYSTEIITRTELQSLVADLLGKHPDLLEGFGEFLERCEQDDGFLEGVMRKSRWNDGHASKSVKDDGKDKEPKRETDGTKEKDRYKEKYWGKSIQELDLSNCKRCTPSYRLLPDDYPIPTASQKSELGAQVLNDHWVSVTSGSEDYSFKHMRRNQYEESLFRCEDDRFELDMLLESVSSTAKRVEELLNAINDNSIGGAFRVEDHFTVLNLRCIERIYGDHGLDTVDILRKNPSHALPVILTRLKQKQEEWTKCRTDFNKVWSEIYAKNHYKSLDHRSFYFKQQDSKNLGSKSLLAEIKEIKENKQKEDDMILSISAGSRHPITPNLEFDYTDSELHEDLYKLIKYSCEEVCSSKEQLDKVLGLWTNFVEQILGVPCRPHDSEATENDVLLKPHGPKVDGTSIGESDGSPSADAITRNCKQSKVISNRDANASPLRVTLSRTSFANADALPKEDGLPVIGEHLTSSDAAPAMGEDTVHGRVEITSGRGARQGNGASDDGQVSKSNIDNVPASESDTSRSIPLGNGGFAEGSTINGYNDDSADPCKNEKEEGELSPNGDFEEDNFVAFRSGASHNGSVQYQTRGAEEIGSQDAAGENDADADDEDSENVSEAEEDVSGSESAADECSREEHEEEDDGEHDELDGKAESEGEAEGTNEAHYAGGDGNVLQMSDRVLLTSKPLTKYVASPVYEGVVKYPRVFYGNETFYVLFRLQQILYERLLSAKLNSASSESKWRTGKDTGSIPYDRFMSALHSLLDGSAENSKFEDDCRSIIGNQSYVLFTLDKLIYKLVKQLQTVSSDELDCKLLQLYEYERLRKPEKFVDSAYYENAHFLLQEDSIYRFECTSSPTRLSIQLMDDRGDKSEVVAVAVDPNFAGYLHNDYLSVKHGKKESSAVLLKRNKRKRADNDESTALCMAMEHVILVNGLECKMASNSSKISYVLDTEDFFFRQGGKRRKVSAGRLSCAYQARVERFHRVLLSL, encoded by the exons aTGAAACGATTGAGAGATGATGGGTATGATAGCCCTTCATTTAAGCGGCCATTTGGTTCTAACCGAGGAGAATC CTACAGTCCATCACAAGTTCCAGGAAGTGGTCCGGGTGGAGGAGGTGGTGGCAGCAGTGCTGGTGGAGCTGGTGCTACTGCTAGTAACCCAAAGCTGACAACTGGTGATGCGTTGTCTTATTTGAAGGAAGTCAAGGACATGTTTCAAAGCCAAAGGGATAAGTATGACATGTTCCTTGACGTTATGAAAGACTTTAAAGCTCAAAG AATTGATACTGTTGGTGTCATAGAAAGAGTAAAAGACTTGTTTAAAGGGCATCCTAGGTTGATCCTTGGATTCAACACTTTCTTGCCCAAGGGTTATGAAATAACCCTCAATGATGAAGATGAGGCTCCTCCAAAgaaagttgagtttgaagaaGCTATTAGCTTTGTGAACAAAATAAAG ACCCGTTTCCAAAATGATGATCACGTTTACAAATCCTTCCTAGATATTTTGAACATGTATAGGAAGGAGCACAAGGGAATCGATGAGGTGTACCGTGAg GTTGCCGTACTTTTTAGTGACCATCCAGATTTGCTAGATGAGTTCACTAGGTTCTTGCCAGATAATTCAGGAACTGCATCAGCAGCACAAACTTCTGTTGGAAGGCCTTCATTCCATCGTTATGATGAGAGGAGCTCAGCTATGCCCATTCTTAGGCAATCACACATGGACAAG CGCTTCCGGCGGGATAGGCTTATTGGTCCTTATGCTGAAAGAGACCTTAGCATTGAGCGGCCTGATTTGGACGACGAAAAAACAATGATAAAGTTGCATAAAGAGCAAAAGAGACGTGCTGAAAAAGAGAGCAGGGACAGAAGAACTCATGATCAGGATTATAAAGAACCTGATAATGAGAATAATGAAGATCTAAGCATGCAGCGTCACACTGATAAAAAGAAATCTGCTCGGAAGGTTGAAGAATTTGGAGGACCTCATGAAGATAAAGATGCCCTGAAAA ATATGTATAGCCAAGAGTTCAGCTTCTGTGAAAAGGTCAAGGAAAGACTACGAAGTCCAACTGATTATCAGGCTTTCTTAAAATGTCTTCACATTTATAGCACAGAAATAATTACAAGGACCGAGTTACAAAGTTTG GTTGCTGATCTGCTTGGAAAACATCCTGATCTTTTGGAAGGTTTTGGTGAATTTCTAGAGCGTTGCGAACAAGATG ATGGATTTCTCGAAGGTGTTATGAGGAAGAGTAGGTGGAATGACGGGCATGCTTCCAAGTCAGTAAAGGACGATGGGAAAGACAAAGAGCCGAAGCGTGAGACTGATGGAACTAAAGAAAAGGACCGATACAAGGAGAAATACTGGGGAAAATCCATCCAAGAACTTGACCTCTCAAACTGCAAACGCTGCACGCCCAGTTATCGGCTTCTCCCTGATGAT TATCCAATACCTACAGCAAGCCAAAAATCCGAGCTTGGAGCTCAGGTGTTAAATGACCATTGGGTTTCTGTGACTTCAGGGAGTGAGGACTACTCTTTCAAGCACATGCGCAGAAATCAGTATGAAGAAAGCCTGTTCCGTTGTGAAGATGATAG GTTTGAGCTAGACATGTTATTGGAGTCGGTGAGTTCAACTGCTAAGCGCGTAGAAGAGTTATTGAATGCCATTAACGATAATTCAATTGGCGGGGCATTCCGTGTTGAGGACCACTTTACAG TCTTAAACTTAAGATGCATTGAGCGAATCTATGGTGATCATGGTCTGGATACGGTGGATATTCTGCGTAAAAATCCATCTCATGCGCTGCCTGTTATACTGACCCGCTTGAAGCAGAAACAGGAGGAGTGGACCAAGTGTCGCACAGATTTTAACAAAGTTTGGTCAGAGATCTATGCTAAGAACCATTATAAGTCACTTGACCATCGAAGTTTCTACTTCAAGCAACAAGATTCAAAGAATCTTGGCTCAAAAT CCTTACTAGCGGAGATCAAAGAAATTAAGGAGAACAAGCAGAAAGAAGACGACATGATTCTTTCTATTTCCGCTGGAAGTAGACATCCTATAACACCAAATCTTGAATTTGATTATACTGACTCTGAGCTTCATGAAGACTTGTACAAACTTATCAAGTATTCGTGTGAAGAGGTTTGCTCCTCCAAAGAGCAATTAGATAAAGTACTGGGGTTATGGACCAACTTTGTTGAGCAAATCTTGGGTGTTCCTTGTCGTCCTCATGACTCAGAGGCTACTGAGAATGATGTCTTATTGAAGCCGCATGGCCCAAAAGTTGATGGAACTAGCATTGGTGAAAGTGATGGCAGTCCTAGTGCGGATGCTATTACTAGGAATTGTAAACAATCAAAAGTTATCAGCAACAGAGATGCTAATGCTTCCCCCCTACGAGTAACTCTTTCTAGGACAAGCTTTGCAAATGCAGATGCTCTCCCCAAAGAAGATGGTTTGCCAGTGATTGGTGAGCACCTAACTAGTTCCGATGCAGCTCCTGCTATGGGAGAAGATACTGTTCATGGAAGAGTGGAAATAACTTCAG GGCGTGGCGCAAGACAGGGCAATGGTGCTTCTGACGATGGTCAAGTATCCAAGTCTAACATCGATAATGTGCCAGCATCAGAG AGTGATACTTCAAGATCGATTCCGTTGGGTAATGGAGGGTTTGCAGAAGGCTCTACAATTAATGGGTACAATGATGATTCAGCTGATCCCTgtaaaaatgagaaagaagagGGTGAGTTATCACCGAATGGTGATTTTGAAGAGGACAATTTTGTTGCCTTTAGAAGTGGTGCCTCGCACAATGGAAGTGTGCAATATCAAACCAGAGGTGCTGAAGAGATTGGTTCTCAGGATGCTGCTGGTGAAAATGATGCAGATGCTGATGATGAAGATAGTGAAAATGTTTCTGAGGCTGAAGAAGATGTTTCTGGCAGTGAGTCTGCTGCTGATGAGTGCTCTCGAGAAGAGCATGAGGAAGAGGATGACGGAGAGCATGATGAACTTGATGGTAAAGCTGAGAGTGAAGGTGAAGCTGAGGGGACGAATGAAGCACACTATGCTGGAGGTGATGGCAATGTGTTGCAAATGTCTGATCGGGTTTTGCTAACTTCAAAGCCACTTACAAAATATGTGGCTTCACCTGTATATGAGGGAGTGGTGAAGTACCCACGGGTATTCTATGGAAATGAGACATTCTATGTGCTTTTTAGGCTACAGCAG ATTCTATATGAAAGGTTATTATCAGCAAAGCTGAATTCAGCATCGTCTGAGTCAAAATGGAGAACTGGAAAGGATACTGGTTCTATTCCCTATGACAG ATTCATGAGTGCGCTGCATAGTTTGCTCGATGGTTCTGCAGAAAATTCAAAGTTCGAGGATGATTGCCGATCAATCATTGGAAATCAGTCATATGTGCTATTCACGTTGGACAAATTGATATATAAGCTGGTCAAACAG CTTCAAACAGTCTCGAGTGATGAGCTGGACTGTAAGCTGCTTCAGttatatgaatatgaaagaTTAAGGAAACCTGAGAAGTTTGTTGATTCAGCTTATTATGAAAATGCTCATTTCCTCCTCCAGGAGGACAGCATTTACCGGTTTGAATGT ACGTCTTCGCCTACCCGTCTGTCCATCCAGTTGATGGATGATAGAGGTGACAAGTCTGAAGTAGTTGCAGTTGCTGTAGATCCCAATTTTGCAGGTTATCTGCACAATGATTATCTGTCAGTTAAACATGGGAAAAAGGAGTCTTCTGCAGTTCTGCTGAAGAG AAATAAGCGGAAACGCGCCGACAATGATGAATCAACTGCTTTGTGCATGGCAATGGAACATGTTATTCTTGTAAATGGTCTGGAATGCAAGATGGCTTCAAATTCATCGAAG ATATCATATGTGCTTGACACAGAGGACTTCTTTTTCCGCCAGGGTGgtaaaagaagaaaagtttCAGCTGGCAGATTGTCATGTGCTTACCAGGCTAGAGTAGAACGGTTCCATCGTGTTCTGCTGTCTTTATGA
- the LOC125846504 gene encoding paired amphipathic helix protein Sin3-like 2 isoform X2, giving the protein MKRLRDDGYDSPSFKRPFGSNRGESPSQVPGSGPGGGGGGSSAGGAGATASNPKLTTGDALSYLKEVKDMFQSQRDKYDMFLDVMKDFKAQRIDTVGVIERVKDLFKGHPRLILGFNTFLPKGYEITLNDEDEAPPKKVEFEEAISFVNKIKTRFQNDDHVYKSFLDILNMYRKEHKGIDEVYREVAVLFSDHPDLLDEFTRFLPDNSGTASAAQTSVGRPSFHRYDERSSAMPILRQSHMDKRFRRDRLIGPYAERDLSIERPDLDDEKTMIKLHKEQKRRAEKESRDRRTHDQDYKEPDNENNEDLSMQRHTDKKKSARKVEEFGGPHEDKDALKNMYSQEFSFCEKVKERLRSPTDYQAFLKCLHIYSTEIITRTELQSLVADLLGKHPDLLEGFGEFLERCEQDDGFLEGVMRKSRWNDGHASKSVKDDGKDKEPKRETDGTKEKDRYKEKYWGKSIQELDLSNCKRCTPSYRLLPDDYPIPTASQKSELGAQVLNDHWVSVTSGSEDYSFKHMRRNQYEESLFRCEDDRFELDMLLESVSSTAKRVEELLNAINDNSIGGAFRVEDHFTVLNLRCIERIYGDHGLDTVDILRKNPSHALPVILTRLKQKQEEWTKCRTDFNKVWSEIYAKNHYKSLDHRSFYFKQQDSKNLGSKSLLAEIKEIKENKQKEDDMILSISAGSRHPITPNLEFDYTDSELHEDLYKLIKYSCEEVCSSKEQLDKVLGLWTNFVEQILGVPCRPHDSEATENDVLLKPHGPKVDGTSIGESDGSPSADAITRNCKQSKVISNRDANASPLRVTLSRTSFANADALPKEDGLPVIGEHLTSSDAAPAMGEDTVHGRVEITSGRGARQGNGASDDGQVSKSNIDNVPASESDTSRSIPLGNGGFAEGSTINGYNDDSADPCKNEKEEGELSPNGDFEEDNFVAFRSGASHNGSVQYQTRGAEEIGSQDAAGENDADADDEDSENVSEAEEDVSGSESAADECSREEHEEEDDGEHDELDGKAESEGEAEGTNEAHYAGGDGNVLQMSDRVLLTSKPLTKYVASPVYEGVVKYPRVFYGNETFYVLFRLQQILYERLLSAKLNSASSESKWRTGKDTGSIPYDRFMSALHSLLDGSAENSKFEDDCRSIIGNQSYVLFTLDKLIYKLVKQLQTVSSDELDCKLLQLYEYERLRKPEKFVDSAYYENAHFLLQEDSIYRFECTSSPTRLSIQLMDDRGDKSEVVAVAVDPNFAGYLHNDYLSVKHGKKESSAVLLKRNKRKRADNDESTALCMAMEHVILVNGLECKMASNSSKISYVLDTEDFFFRQGGKRRKVSAGRLSCAYQARVERFHRVLLSL; this is encoded by the exons aTGAAACGATTGAGAGATGATGGGTATGATAGCCCTTCATTTAAGCGGCCATTTGGTTCTAACCGAGGAGAATC TCCATCACAAGTTCCAGGAAGTGGTCCGGGTGGAGGAGGTGGTGGCAGCAGTGCTGGTGGAGCTGGTGCTACTGCTAGTAACCCAAAGCTGACAACTGGTGATGCGTTGTCTTATTTGAAGGAAGTCAAGGACATGTTTCAAAGCCAAAGGGATAAGTATGACATGTTCCTTGACGTTATGAAAGACTTTAAAGCTCAAAG AATTGATACTGTTGGTGTCATAGAAAGAGTAAAAGACTTGTTTAAAGGGCATCCTAGGTTGATCCTTGGATTCAACACTTTCTTGCCCAAGGGTTATGAAATAACCCTCAATGATGAAGATGAGGCTCCTCCAAAgaaagttgagtttgaagaaGCTATTAGCTTTGTGAACAAAATAAAG ACCCGTTTCCAAAATGATGATCACGTTTACAAATCCTTCCTAGATATTTTGAACATGTATAGGAAGGAGCACAAGGGAATCGATGAGGTGTACCGTGAg GTTGCCGTACTTTTTAGTGACCATCCAGATTTGCTAGATGAGTTCACTAGGTTCTTGCCAGATAATTCAGGAACTGCATCAGCAGCACAAACTTCTGTTGGAAGGCCTTCATTCCATCGTTATGATGAGAGGAGCTCAGCTATGCCCATTCTTAGGCAATCACACATGGACAAG CGCTTCCGGCGGGATAGGCTTATTGGTCCTTATGCTGAAAGAGACCTTAGCATTGAGCGGCCTGATTTGGACGACGAAAAAACAATGATAAAGTTGCATAAAGAGCAAAAGAGACGTGCTGAAAAAGAGAGCAGGGACAGAAGAACTCATGATCAGGATTATAAAGAACCTGATAATGAGAATAATGAAGATCTAAGCATGCAGCGTCACACTGATAAAAAGAAATCTGCTCGGAAGGTTGAAGAATTTGGAGGACCTCATGAAGATAAAGATGCCCTGAAAA ATATGTATAGCCAAGAGTTCAGCTTCTGTGAAAAGGTCAAGGAAAGACTACGAAGTCCAACTGATTATCAGGCTTTCTTAAAATGTCTTCACATTTATAGCACAGAAATAATTACAAGGACCGAGTTACAAAGTTTG GTTGCTGATCTGCTTGGAAAACATCCTGATCTTTTGGAAGGTTTTGGTGAATTTCTAGAGCGTTGCGAACAAGATG ATGGATTTCTCGAAGGTGTTATGAGGAAGAGTAGGTGGAATGACGGGCATGCTTCCAAGTCAGTAAAGGACGATGGGAAAGACAAAGAGCCGAAGCGTGAGACTGATGGAACTAAAGAAAAGGACCGATACAAGGAGAAATACTGGGGAAAATCCATCCAAGAACTTGACCTCTCAAACTGCAAACGCTGCACGCCCAGTTATCGGCTTCTCCCTGATGAT TATCCAATACCTACAGCAAGCCAAAAATCCGAGCTTGGAGCTCAGGTGTTAAATGACCATTGGGTTTCTGTGACTTCAGGGAGTGAGGACTACTCTTTCAAGCACATGCGCAGAAATCAGTATGAAGAAAGCCTGTTCCGTTGTGAAGATGATAG GTTTGAGCTAGACATGTTATTGGAGTCGGTGAGTTCAACTGCTAAGCGCGTAGAAGAGTTATTGAATGCCATTAACGATAATTCAATTGGCGGGGCATTCCGTGTTGAGGACCACTTTACAG TCTTAAACTTAAGATGCATTGAGCGAATCTATGGTGATCATGGTCTGGATACGGTGGATATTCTGCGTAAAAATCCATCTCATGCGCTGCCTGTTATACTGACCCGCTTGAAGCAGAAACAGGAGGAGTGGACCAAGTGTCGCACAGATTTTAACAAAGTTTGGTCAGAGATCTATGCTAAGAACCATTATAAGTCACTTGACCATCGAAGTTTCTACTTCAAGCAACAAGATTCAAAGAATCTTGGCTCAAAAT CCTTACTAGCGGAGATCAAAGAAATTAAGGAGAACAAGCAGAAAGAAGACGACATGATTCTTTCTATTTCCGCTGGAAGTAGACATCCTATAACACCAAATCTTGAATTTGATTATACTGACTCTGAGCTTCATGAAGACTTGTACAAACTTATCAAGTATTCGTGTGAAGAGGTTTGCTCCTCCAAAGAGCAATTAGATAAAGTACTGGGGTTATGGACCAACTTTGTTGAGCAAATCTTGGGTGTTCCTTGTCGTCCTCATGACTCAGAGGCTACTGAGAATGATGTCTTATTGAAGCCGCATGGCCCAAAAGTTGATGGAACTAGCATTGGTGAAAGTGATGGCAGTCCTAGTGCGGATGCTATTACTAGGAATTGTAAACAATCAAAAGTTATCAGCAACAGAGATGCTAATGCTTCCCCCCTACGAGTAACTCTTTCTAGGACAAGCTTTGCAAATGCAGATGCTCTCCCCAAAGAAGATGGTTTGCCAGTGATTGGTGAGCACCTAACTAGTTCCGATGCAGCTCCTGCTATGGGAGAAGATACTGTTCATGGAAGAGTGGAAATAACTTCAG GGCGTGGCGCAAGACAGGGCAATGGTGCTTCTGACGATGGTCAAGTATCCAAGTCTAACATCGATAATGTGCCAGCATCAGAG AGTGATACTTCAAGATCGATTCCGTTGGGTAATGGAGGGTTTGCAGAAGGCTCTACAATTAATGGGTACAATGATGATTCAGCTGATCCCTgtaaaaatgagaaagaagagGGTGAGTTATCACCGAATGGTGATTTTGAAGAGGACAATTTTGTTGCCTTTAGAAGTGGTGCCTCGCACAATGGAAGTGTGCAATATCAAACCAGAGGTGCTGAAGAGATTGGTTCTCAGGATGCTGCTGGTGAAAATGATGCAGATGCTGATGATGAAGATAGTGAAAATGTTTCTGAGGCTGAAGAAGATGTTTCTGGCAGTGAGTCTGCTGCTGATGAGTGCTCTCGAGAAGAGCATGAGGAAGAGGATGACGGAGAGCATGATGAACTTGATGGTAAAGCTGAGAGTGAAGGTGAAGCTGAGGGGACGAATGAAGCACACTATGCTGGAGGTGATGGCAATGTGTTGCAAATGTCTGATCGGGTTTTGCTAACTTCAAAGCCACTTACAAAATATGTGGCTTCACCTGTATATGAGGGAGTGGTGAAGTACCCACGGGTATTCTATGGAAATGAGACATTCTATGTGCTTTTTAGGCTACAGCAG ATTCTATATGAAAGGTTATTATCAGCAAAGCTGAATTCAGCATCGTCTGAGTCAAAATGGAGAACTGGAAAGGATACTGGTTCTATTCCCTATGACAG ATTCATGAGTGCGCTGCATAGTTTGCTCGATGGTTCTGCAGAAAATTCAAAGTTCGAGGATGATTGCCGATCAATCATTGGAAATCAGTCATATGTGCTATTCACGTTGGACAAATTGATATATAAGCTGGTCAAACAG CTTCAAACAGTCTCGAGTGATGAGCTGGACTGTAAGCTGCTTCAGttatatgaatatgaaagaTTAAGGAAACCTGAGAAGTTTGTTGATTCAGCTTATTATGAAAATGCTCATTTCCTCCTCCAGGAGGACAGCATTTACCGGTTTGAATGT ACGTCTTCGCCTACCCGTCTGTCCATCCAGTTGATGGATGATAGAGGTGACAAGTCTGAAGTAGTTGCAGTTGCTGTAGATCCCAATTTTGCAGGTTATCTGCACAATGATTATCTGTCAGTTAAACATGGGAAAAAGGAGTCTTCTGCAGTTCTGCTGAAGAG AAATAAGCGGAAACGCGCCGACAATGATGAATCAACTGCTTTGTGCATGGCAATGGAACATGTTATTCTTGTAAATGGTCTGGAATGCAAGATGGCTTCAAATTCATCGAAG ATATCATATGTGCTTGACACAGAGGACTTCTTTTTCCGCCAGGGTGgtaaaagaagaaaagtttCAGCTGGCAGATTGTCATGTGCTTACCAGGCTAGAGTAGAACGGTTCCATCGTGTTCTGCTGTCTTTATGA